A region from the Mesomycoplasma hyopneumoniae J genome encodes:
- the secDF gene encoding protein translocase subunit SecDF encodes MKLGTFFAKLFSLNSWKRFFLAFLTFALLGSGIFLVSNFYISKNINRSIEYGGGAEVLVQVKTLDGKIPSSKVVKEADAAIFQRLTGGANLSGTSVFTEGEGRIRISRNKISNNRELDTFIQEIVNKPVLTITDVDTNPLFFEGKFDKNLKLDQGNETNWIVPFAPGSAISQPNPQNPANNQVLIELKDKKAQLEWSKATEYISKLGHGKNRILIWSNIVELKKIAKEKFPAQWAKSGENIYNFVHVGEKTTPEFLQGNKILQPELKKYQFDAKKYLISDATVSQALNGKSFVITGRFTPQEAKQLALDINYGTADYKLDFLSASFVSKTKSDSVFIAGWIAIGLAIAIISLFLLINYGLLGALATISLSLYVFLTLLFFTIVRGEYSPITISALVVGIGMNIDANVISFEVFKSRIYSGNSVLKANYQANRLSFNAILDSNITTLIAALVLFFFGTKNVKSFSITLIFSIIFTLIVTIGFTKFFTSFILKANFFQNNEKKLWLLGIKKYYLRKYQRGYNSIYSQIDYEKIYKYTRWLPLILFLGSIIVFAVFAGIYRSFGSGFNLAIDFSGGTNFLIESSNSSYDLITKEKAEKIISFLDSQNINKSNSTILLNPLNENGNIFNLEIKTKLDLATKIASLNTAIQNNFSNIRMTNYSISNEEAQKLIFNAILSVGIALIFVTIFTLIRFKWTFSLAIIFSLLFNVLMVLLAIIITRIEISQNLVVAILTLIGYTVNDTIVVFDRVKARFSEINHENVYKFDKIKEISLQAIRETAKRSVYTSLTTILTIVVLMIFYESIDIVFSLTMLIGVIIGTYSSLFIATRIWIILESYRNRKKEMRINKKYWNVQKIYEQTFANINDYEK; translated from the coding sequence ATGAAATTAGGTACTTTTTTTGCTAAGTTGTTTTCGCTTAATAGTTGAAAGCGCTTTTTTCTTGCTTTTTTGACTTTTGCGCTTCTTGGAAGTGGGATTTTTTTGGTTTCAAATTTTTATATTTCTAAAAATATTAATCGTTCAATTGAATATGGTGGTGGGGCTGAAGTTTTAGTTCAAGTTAAAACTTTAGATGGAAAAATTCCATCATCTAAAGTTGTAAAAGAAGCTGATGCAGCAATTTTTCAACGCCTAACTGGAGGAGCTAATCTTAGTGGGACAAGCGTTTTCACTGAAGGCGAAGGTCGGATTAGAATTTCCCGTAATAAAATTTCTAATAATCGTGAATTAGACACTTTTATTCAAGAAATTGTTAATAAACCAGTTTTAACCATTACTGATGTTGATACAAATCCACTTTTTTTTGAAGGAAAATTTGATAAAAACCTTAAATTAGACCAGGGAAACGAAACAAATTGGATTGTTCCTTTTGCTCCAGGTTCTGCAATTTCACAACCAAATCCACAAAATCCGGCAAATAATCAAGTATTAATTGAGCTAAAAGATAAAAAAGCTCAACTTGAGTGATCAAAAGCAACAGAGTATATTTCAAAATTAGGTCATGGTAAGAATCGAATTTTGATTTGATCAAATATTGTTGAATTAAAAAAGATTGCAAAAGAAAAATTCCCTGCCCAATGAGCAAAATCCGGCGAAAATATTTATAATTTTGTCCATGTTGGCGAGAAAACTACCCCTGAATTTCTTCAGGGCAATAAAATTTTACAACCAGAACTTAAAAAATATCAATTTGATGCGAAAAAATATTTGATTTCCGATGCAACCGTTTCCCAAGCGCTAAATGGAAAATCCTTTGTAATTACTGGAAGATTTACCCCTCAAGAAGCAAAACAATTGGCCCTTGATATAAATTATGGAACAGCTGATTATAAACTAGATTTTTTATCAGCATCTTTTGTTAGCAAAACAAAATCAGATTCAGTTTTTATTGCGGGTTGAATTGCAATTGGGCTTGCAATTGCAATAATTTCTTTATTTTTGTTAATAAATTACGGGCTTTTAGGTGCGCTTGCAACAATTTCGCTTTCATTATATGTATTTCTAACATTACTTTTTTTCACAATTGTCAGAGGTGAATATTCGCCGATTACAATTTCAGCCTTAGTTGTGGGAATTGGAATGAATATTGATGCAAATGTTATTAGTTTTGAGGTATTTAAATCCCGAATTTATTCAGGAAATTCTGTTTTAAAAGCAAATTATCAAGCTAATCGATTGTCTTTTAATGCAATTCTTGATTCAAATATTACAACACTAATTGCAGCACTTGTTCTGTTCTTTTTTGGTACTAAAAATGTTAAAAGTTTCTCGATTACTTTGATTTTTTCAATTATTTTCACTTTAATAGTAACAATCGGCTTTACAAAATTTTTTACCAGCTTTATTCTTAAGGCAAACTTTTTCCAAAATAATGAAAAAAAACTTTGACTATTAGGTATCAAAAAATATTATCTTAGAAAATATCAACGCGGTTATAATTCAATTTATTCACAAATTGATTATGAAAAAATTTATAAATATACGAGATGATTGCCGCTTATTTTGTTTTTAGGTTCAATAATAGTTTTTGCAGTTTTTGCCGGAATTTATAGATCATTTGGTTCAGGATTTAATTTAGCAATTGATTTTAGTGGCGGAACTAACTTTTTAATTGAAAGCTCAAATTCAAGTTATGATTTAATTACAAAGGAAAAAGCCGAAAAAATAATTAGTTTTCTTGATTCACAAAATATAAACAAGTCAAATTCAACAATTTTGCTTAATCCATTAAATGAAAATGGAAATATTTTTAATCTTGAAATTAAAACAAAACTTGATCTAGCAACAAAAATTGCCTCATTAAATACGGCAATCCAGAATAATTTTTCTAATATTCGAATGACAAATTATTCAATTTCGAATGAAGAAGCTCAAAAATTAATTTTCAATGCAATTCTTTCAGTTGGAATCGCACTTATTTTTGTAACTATTTTTACGCTAATTAGGTTTAAATGGACTTTTTCGCTTGCAATAATTTTCTCACTTCTTTTTAATGTTTTAATGGTTTTGCTAGCAATTATTATTACACGGATCGAAATATCGCAGAATTTAGTTGTTGCAATTCTTACTTTAATTGGTTATACAGTAAATGATACAATCGTGGTTTTTGATAGAGTAAAAGCAAGATTTTCAGAAATAAATCATGAAAATGTTTATAAATTTGATAAAATTAAAGAAATTTCCTTACAAGCAATTAGAGAAACAGCAAAAAGGTCGGTATATACATCCTTGACAACCATTTTAACAATTGTTGTTTTAATGATTTTTTATGAATCAATTGATATTGTCTTTAGCCTGACGATGTTAATTGGTGTGATAATTGGAACATATTCCTCCTTATTTATCGCAACCCGCATTTGGATTATTCTTGAATCATACCGTAATCGTAAAAAAGAGATGAGAATCAATAAAAAATACTGAAATGTCCAAAAAATTTATGAACAAACTTTCGCAAATATTAATGATTATGAAAAATAA
- the hisS gene encoding histidine--tRNA ligase has translation MKKKLNLCPKGTYDFFGQGAKIFIDVRKVFFNQAKKFNFSYIETPIFEYANIFLTTNQIADIVSKELYKFFDKSGRELALRPEGTAPIMRSVAQHKLFQTEKKFFYFGPMFRYENPQKGRFRQFYQAGFEIINYKKDSLEFQILEIILLIKSIFKDLGINEYELKINFLSNLTTRNIYEKNLAQYFEKFSDKLEPISKIRIKKNPLRILDDKIEQEKEFVKLAPKINTFWTMEDKNIFNRITSILEEFKISYKVDYNLVRGLDYYDDFVFEFIDTSQTLGTKLALVGGGCYNNLPTKFGLNNFKSIGMAFGIERLIEILKSKKNIKEQNLDFFLLSFTDKEILLNFKLAKILRKENFLVDLNKTPFSVSKGFQLAKKSGAKFVFFFEKNQAKNYISLKNLQTGKNEQILYTEINFEYLNSIIKASENA, from the coding sequence GTGAAAAAAAAGTTAAATTTATGCCCAAAAGGAACCTATGATTTCTTTGGCCAAGGTGCTAAAATTTTCATTGATGTTCGTAAAGTTTTTTTTAATCAGGCAAAAAAATTTAATTTTTCTTATATTGAAACACCAATTTTTGAATATGCAAATATTTTTCTAACAACAAATCAAATCGCAGATATTGTAAGTAAAGAATTATATAAATTTTTTGATAAATCAGGACGTGAATTGGCACTAAGACCTGAAGGTACAGCCCCAATTATGCGCTCGGTAGCCCAGCATAAATTATTCCAAACAGAAAAGAAATTTTTCTATTTTGGCCCAATGTTTCGCTATGAAAACCCTCAAAAAGGTCGATTTCGTCAGTTTTATCAAGCCGGATTTGAAATTATTAATTATAAAAAAGATTCACTGGAATTCCAAATTCTTGAAATTATTCTTTTAATTAAATCGATTTTTAAAGACCTTGGGATAAATGAATATGAACTTAAAATTAATTTCCTTTCGAATCTAACAACAAGGAATATTTATGAAAAAAATTTGGCCCAATATTTTGAAAAATTCAGTGATAAACTTGAGCCAATTTCAAAAATACGGATTAAGAAAAATCCACTACGGATTCTTGATGATAAAATTGAACAGGAAAAAGAATTTGTCAAATTAGCTCCTAAAATAAATACTTTTTGAACAATGGAAGATAAAAATATTTTTAATAGAATAACTTCAATTCTGGAAGAATTTAAAATCAGCTATAAAGTTGATTATAATTTAGTCCGTGGTCTTGATTATTATGATGATTTTGTTTTTGAATTTATTGATACTTCACAAACACTTGGGACAAAATTAGCGCTTGTAGGAGGGGGTTGTTATAATAATTTGCCGACAAAATTTGGGCTTAATAATTTTAAAAGTATTGGAATGGCCTTTGGAATTGAACGCTTAATTGAGATTCTAAAATCAAAAAAGAACATAAAAGAGCAAAATCTTGACTTTTTTTTATTAAGTTTTACCGATAAAGAAATTTTGCTAAATTTTAAATTAGCAAAAATATTACGAAAAGAAAATTTTTTAGTCGATTTAAATAAAACACCATTTTCAGTAAGTAAAGGTTTTCAATTAGCCAAAAAATCTGGAGCTAAATTTGTTTTTTTCTTTGAAAAAAATCAAGCAAAAAATTATATTTCTCTAAAAAATTTGCAAACTGGAAAGAATGAACAAATTTTATATACTGAAATTAATTTTGAATATCTAAATTCAATTATCAAAGCGAGTGAAAATGCATAA
- the aspS gene encoding aspartate--tRNA ligase, with protein sequence MHNSKTLSKSDLGKTVTIQGWVQNIRKIKGKSFVIIRDYQGIFQAVVTQNSKVDRFTKESVVKVQGILTQRINPNTKIHNGDLEILVDNLETISLADQIPFEISDQLEVSEDLRLQFRYLDLRRQIMKENLTFRYKIFHYIRCFLYKNNFIEIETPILSKSTPEGARSFLVPTRQKGKFFALPQSPQIYKQLLMVSAFEKYFQFARVFRDEDLRKDRQFEFLQLDLEFGFPTFEKISEEIEALIRDLWTKIFPNLAIDFPKLTYFEAIKNYGTDKPDLRFETKLFDLDFLNDIDLLFQGKVRGLFLEKVLITKPEYRIFVEKIQQNNAKTLLYLHIFEGKITYFSFKTSEKLLIKTKIENWILQNNYHTGTLFLIAADYKIASQALGALRNLVAKKYKLINEDQFKFAWIINWPLFELDINNKLTSAHHPFTAPTLESQQFLHKNPLKVQAQAYDLVLNGFELGSGSIRIHNAELQKQVFTILGLDQDQIHTQFGALLRAFNYGVPPHGGFAFGLDRLIMILRKTNSIRDVIAFPVNSKGLDLLLDSPTEIDQNLLAEFGLKDIGKN encoded by the coding sequence ATGCATAATTCGAAAACTTTATCCAAATCTGATCTCGGAAAAACAGTTACAATTCAAGGTTGAGTACAAAATATTAGGAAAATTAAAGGCAAAAGTTTCGTGATAATCCGTGATTATCAAGGAATTTTTCAAGCTGTTGTAACTCAAAATTCAAAAGTTGATCGATTCACCAAGGAATCTGTTGTCAAAGTTCAAGGAATTCTTACTCAGCGGATAAATCCAAATACCAAAATTCATAACGGTGATCTTGAGATTCTAGTTGATAATTTAGAGACAATTTCATTAGCGGATCAGATTCCTTTTGAAATTAGCGATCAGCTAGAAGTAAGCGAGGATTTACGACTTCAATTTCGTTATTTGGATCTACGACGCCAAATAATGAAGGAAAATTTAACATTTCGTTATAAAATTTTCCATTATATTCGTTGTTTTTTATATAAAAACAACTTTATTGAAATTGAAACTCCAATTCTTTCTAAATCAACACCAGAAGGTGCTAGATCATTTTTAGTTCCAACACGGCAAAAAGGCAAATTTTTCGCACTTCCGCAATCACCACAAATTTATAAACAGCTTTTAATGGTTTCTGCTTTTGAAAAATACTTCCAGTTTGCTCGTGTTTTTCGTGATGAAGATCTCAGAAAAGATCGTCAATTTGAATTTTTACAGCTTGATTTAGAATTTGGATTTCCCACTTTTGAAAAAATTTCAGAGGAAATTGAAGCACTAATACGTGATTTATGAACAAAAATTTTTCCCAATTTAGCAATAGATTTCCCAAAACTTACTTATTTTGAAGCAATTAAGAACTATGGAACTGACAAACCTGATCTCCGTTTTGAGACTAAATTATTTGATTTAGACTTTCTTAATGATATAGACTTGCTTTTTCAAGGAAAAGTTCGCGGACTTTTCCTTGAAAAAGTTTTAATTACAAAACCAGAATATCGAATTTTTGTCGAAAAAATTCAACAAAATAATGCAAAAACACTTTTATACCTGCATATTTTTGAGGGAAAAATTACTTATTTTTCCTTTAAAACTAGTGAAAAACTCTTAATAAAAACTAAAATTGAGAACTGAATTTTGCAAAATAACTACCACACTGGCACACTATTTCTAATTGCTGCTGATTATAAGATTGCTTCGCAGGCACTTGGAGCACTTAGAAATTTAGTCGCAAAAAAATATAAACTGATTAACGAGGATCAATTTAAATTTGCCTGAATTATTAACTGGCCACTTTTTGAATTAGATATAAATAACAAACTTACCTCAGCTCACCATCCTTTTACTGCCCCAACTTTAGAAAGTCAACAATTTTTGCATAAAAATCCTTTAAAAGTCCAAGCTCAGGCCTATGATCTTGTTCTTAATGGGTTTGAATTAGGCTCAGGGTCAATTCGAATCCACAATGCGGAATTACAAAAGCAAGTTTTTACAATTCTCGGGCTTGATCAAGACCAAATTCATACTCAATTTGGAGCGCTGTTACGCGCATTTAATTACGGCGTTCCTCCCCATGGTGGCTTCGCTTTTGGCCTTGATCGGCTCATTATGATTTTAAGAAAAACGAATTCGATCCGTGATGTTATTGCTTTTCCGGTGAATTCAAAAGGTTTAGACCTATTGCTTGATTCACCAACTGAAATTGACCAAAATTTACTTGCTGAATTTGGTTTGAAGGATATAGGCAAAAACTAA
- a CDS encoding YhcH/YjgK/YiaL family protein has translation MIYDKLENFDKYSFLNKNFAKLAVFLKENNLNEIPPGKTQIDGNKIFVINVDVTSFDDTNALYEYHRRYADVHIVLDEEEQYFFDFSEKLINKISDYSEKDDVAFYAKDSTRNLIKPLKGEFLIFLPGDAHLPKYTGKISTIRKMIFKVEY, from the coding sequence ATGATATATGATAAACTAGAAAATTTTGATAAATATTCATTTCTAAATAAAAATTTTGCTAAATTAGCTGTTTTTTTAAAAGAAAATAATTTAAATGAAATTCCTCCGGGAAAAACTCAAATTGATGGTAATAAAATATTTGTAATTAATGTCGATGTTACAAGTTTTGATGATACAAACGCGCTTTATGAATATCATAGAAGATATGCGGATGTTCATATTGTCCTTGATGAAGAAGAGCAATATTTTTTTGATTTTTCCGAGAAATTAATAAATAAAATTAGCGATTATTCTGAGAAGGATGATGTTGCTTTTTATGCAAAAGATTCAACTCGTAATTTAATAAAACCATTAAAAGGTGAATTTTTAATTTTTCTGCCTGGAGATGCGCATTTACCAAAATATACTGGCAAAATCAGCACAATCCGCAAAATGATTTTCAAGGTAGAATATTAA
- the rpsT gene encoding 30S ribosomal protein S20: MANIKSKIKSITKMQKARAKNNAIKSRVKTAIKKAKIAISTDASNKSDLIAKAHSEISKAKSKGVFHKNKANRKISRLNLFANTYTTPAQ; this comes from the coding sequence ATGGCAAATATTAAGTCAAAAATTAAGTCAATTACAAAAATGCAGAAGGCTCGCGCAAAAAATAATGCAATTAAATCCCGTGTAAAAACAGCGATCAAAAAAGCGAAAATTGCCATAAGTACTGATGCATCTAATAAATCAGATTTGATAGCAAAAGCTCATTCAGAAATTTCAAAAGCAAAATCAAAAGGTGTTTTTCATAAAAATAAAGCAAACAGAAAGATTTCAAGACTAAATCTTTTTGCAAATACTTACACAACACCAGCCCAGTAA